Below is a window of Candidatus Cloacimonadota bacterium DNA.
ATGTCTGCCAAATCTGAAAACAAAGATGAAGCCTTTGAAGTTATGGAATTTCTCATCAGCGAAGAAGCTGCTTTCATTTTTGCCACAGTGGGAAATCAGCCGGTTGCGCTGAAATCTGTTTACGAAAAACCGCAAGTGAAGAACGATAAATATCTGCCCAAATTCAAAGCTCAGATCGAAAATTCCCGACCCATGCCCAGCATTCCGCAGATGACGTCCGTCTGGTCGCCTGCTTCCACCGCCATCAATGCGGCTGTGAACGGCAAAGATCCCAAAGAAGTTCTGGATGAAGCTCAGGAAAAAGTGATGACCACTTTGAAAGCAGCGGGATATATCAAGTAATTTTGGAAAAAATGATATTTGGAATAATAGAAAGTTTATTTTTTGGAATCATGGGTATTAAATTCCAAAAGACAAATGCCAAATTTCAAATATATTTCAATGATCAAAAAACTAAATTAGAAACAAATTAATTATGAATTCCAATATGACTGATATTCCAAAAAAGAAAGTTTATGACTTGGAAGAAAGGACATTCATTATTGCGAAAAATGTACGACTATTTGTGAAAACATTGCCCCAAACAACAGCGAACTATGAAGATGGAAAACAGGTTATCAAATCTTCAGGATCTGTGGGAGCTAACTATATTGAAGCAAATGAATCTCTGAGCAAAAAAGATATTTTCATCAATTTTGGAGAAATCTAAATAATGATTATAAATTTCTATCTATTTCGAATTTTGAATTTATTTGTGATTTGTTGTTTGGAATTTGTGATTTGAACATGGTGAGGTAATATGAAACTTCATTTATCCTGGCGAATTATAGCACTGGCTGTAATTCTGCTGCTGTTTTATCTGTTGATGGGTAAATTGCTGTCCAATTCGCTGCACCACCAGAATGTCCGCTACACGCTGGATCTTACAAAGACCGATATTCAAACGATAGAAGCAGCTTATAAACCGCAGGAGCCGGAGTCTTTTGCCGCTTTGCAGGAAGTTTTGAAACTGCTGCTGGCAAATAATCAGGATATCAATTCCATGGCGGTGGTGCAGAAGCGGGATTTTGTGGCTCATTCCGAGGTGGAAATGATTGACGGGCAAATTACCAAAGAGATCTTCGACCGGCAGCGGGAAGTGGCAAAAAACTACGATCCGCAAGTGAAAGATTCTCATTTCATCTGGCAGAAATCGGAAGAGGAAAAAGGTGATTATACCAGCTATACATCTTATTACGGTATTTTTGATGGGAAAAAACTGATCGGATTTGTAGTTTATGATATTAAATTCCAGACTAAAATGCCGGTTCAGGCCAATCAAATGCTGATGATCATCTCGATCGCTCTCTTCTTCGTGATAGCAGTGCTGCTGGAAAAATTTATTCCCCGCTACAGCGCATATATCAGTCTGATTTTATTTATTTTGATGGTCTTGTTGATAAATAACAACATTGCTTCTCAACTGGAAAATAATCACAGATTGTGGCTGCTGAACCTGGAACAATATCAACTTGATTTGCAGCAGCAATTACATCATCTTCTGCCTGATCTCGATCTGCAAACACCAGACTGGCAGACGCTCATTCGTGGCTCCATCCAAACCTGGAATATCACTTTATCGGTTATCGGCGGCTTGTTTATTCTCTTTATTCTATCGGGGTTATTCGAAAAAATGCTGGCATCCATTATTCGTTTTAAAATGGCTTATTCCTACATTGCTCCTGCCATGTTCGGTGTTTTCCTGCTGGTGTTCTTTCCCTTTGTT
It encodes the following:
- a CDS encoding four helix bundle protein, with amino-acid sequence MTDIPKKKVYDLEERTFIIAKNVRLFVKTLPQTTANYEDGKQVIKSSGSVGANYIEANESLSKKDIFINFGEI
- a CDS encoding sugar ABC transporter permease, translated to MKLHLSWRIIALAVILLLFYLLMGKLLSNSLHHQNVRYTLDLTKTDIQTIEAAYKPQEPESFAALQEVLKLLLANNQDINSMAVVQKRDFVAHSEVEMIDGQITKEIFDRQREVAKNYDPQVKDSHFIWQKSEEEKGDYTSYTSYYGIFDGKKLIGFVVYDIKFQTKMPVQANQMLMIISIALFFVIAVLLEKFIPRYSAYISLILFILMVLLINNNIASQLENNHRLWLLNLEQYQLDLQQQLHHLLPDLDLQTPDWQTLIRGSIQTWNITLSVIGGLFILFILSGLFEKMLASIIRFKMAYSYIAPAMFGVFLLVFFPFVYGFLIGFTNYGLNDFGGNLIEYFGNLQNYSFWNFVDILKIIDFNDPHNFYYTLVHTILWTIINVVLHVSIGVGLALVLNNPQLKGRTVFRILLILPWAIPSYITALIWRGMFHKQFGAVNGFLELFGIEPISWFTQAHTAFLANLATNVWLGFPFMMIIALGALQSIPKELYEASAIDGSSRWQAFWNVTFPLLKPAMVPAVILGTIWTFNQFNVIYLVSGGGPDGATELLITDAYKIAFEQYRYGYAAAYCIVIFVLLFVYGFWTNKISRASEGVYE